A stretch of the Salinigranum rubrum genome encodes the following:
- a CDS encoding transcription initiation factor IIB → MAIRDIYESGFDEDVQTDSNTNQCPECDGQVTTNAVETVCEDCGLVIDDQRIDHGPEWRAYDDEECERTGAPLTAARHDRGLSTEIGRGTDAKGNALSGKKRRRLSRMRREQTRGRWRSKAERNLAHGLGEVRRLTSALELSDSVRDQACQLFRSAQKEDLLRGRSIEAIAAASVYGACRCNGLSRLVDDVSEVARVAESRVTNSYKTLNEELGLPAEPVSPSMFVPRLASDLECPDEIRQRARTLAEQAEERGVTTGVHPAGFAAACLYKAGCEEGRWLTQSGAADVANVTAPTIRTHQNVLGELST, encoded by the coding sequence ATGGCAATTAGAGACATCTACGAGAGCGGCTTCGACGAAGACGTCCAAACTGATTCGAACACAAACCAGTGCCCGGAGTGCGACGGCCAAGTCACTACGAACGCGGTTGAAACGGTCTGCGAGGACTGTGGTCTAGTCATTGATGACCAGCGAATCGATCACGGCCCGGAGTGGCGGGCGTACGACGACGAAGAGTGCGAGCGAACGGGTGCCCCGCTCACTGCGGCCCGCCACGATCGCGGCCTGTCGACGGAGATCGGTCGCGGCACCGACGCGAAGGGGAACGCCCTCTCCGGGAAGAAGCGACGGCGACTCTCTCGGATGCGCCGTGAGCAAACCCGAGGTCGCTGGCGGTCGAAAGCGGAACGGAATCTCGCACACGGGCTTGGCGAAGTGCGACGGTTGACGAGTGCGCTCGAACTCTCCGATTCGGTCCGTGACCAGGCGTGTCAGCTCTTTCGGAGTGCTCAGAAAGAGGATCTGCTTCGAGGCAGATCTATCGAGGCCATCGCCGCCGCCAGCGTGTACGGGGCCTGCCGGTGTAACGGTCTCTCGCGGTTGGTAGATGACGTCAGCGAGGTGGCCCGCGTCGCGGAGTCACGGGTCACGAACTCGTACAAAACGCTGAACGAAGAGCTGGGCCTCCCCGCTGAGCCCGTCTCCCCCAGCATGTTCGTGCCGCGACTCGCCTCGGACCTCGAGTGTCCGGACGAGATCCGACAGCGGGCCCGAACCCTCGCGGAGCAAGCTGAAGAGCGCGGCGTCACGACCGGCGTCCATCCGGCCGGGTTTGCAGCGGCCTGCCTCTACAAGGCCGGTTGCGAGGAGGGCCGATGGCTGACGCAATCCGGGGCCGCAGACGTGGCGAACGTCACCGCACCGACCATCCGGACACACCAAAACGTGCTGGGCGAGTTATCTACCTGA
- a CDS encoding SMODS domain-containing nucleotidyltransferase: MDQKNGERNLLQRLKQVIENDPRYKKSNVSIARNAVVIEYRDMKVDVVPAFERASGGYIIPDTHSGGRWVKTNPRRYKQMFEAVNQSRNGKLERFVRNVKSWNEKHGKPYGSYHLEVMAYHHVRNQMDKNKPLNETAEEFFDGLPENTQSKRKLDVVRDPVYSDETVDGYMNREDRQNARKEAQKAQEKIKEARRLERAGKTDEAKAKLKEVYGRSFD, from the coding sequence CTGGATCAGAAGAACGGTGAACGGAACCTGTTGCAACGGTTGAAGCAGGTCATCGAGAACGATCCCCGGTATAAAAAGTCGAACGTCAGCATCGCCCGGAACGCAGTCGTCATCGAGTACCGCGACATGAAGGTCGACGTGGTGCCAGCGTTCGAGCGGGCCAGCGGCGGGTACATCATCCCGGACACCCACAGCGGGGGACGCTGGGTGAAGACAAACCCGCGACGGTACAAGCAGATGTTCGAAGCGGTGAACCAGTCCAGAAACGGTAAGCTAGAGCGGTTCGTCCGGAACGTTAAGTCATGGAACGAGAAACACGGGAAGCCGTACGGGTCCTATCATCTAGAGGTTATGGCGTACCACCACGTCCGGAACCAGATGGACAAGAACAAGCCCTTGAACGAGACGGCAGAGGAGTTCTTCGACGGACTTCCAGAGAACACGCAGAGCAAGCGGAAGCTGGACGTGGTGCGCGACCCGGTGTACAGCGACGAGACCGTTGACGGGTACATGAACAGGGAAGATCGGCAGAATGCCCGGAAAGAGGCGCAGAAGGCGCAGGAGAAGATCAAGGAGGCGCGACGGCTGGAACGGGCGGGAAAAACCGACGAGGCGAAGGCGAAGCTGAAAGAAGTGTATGGACGGAGCTTCGATTGA